A stretch of the Deinococcus sp. Leaf326 genome encodes the following:
- the acnA gene encoding aconitate hydratase AcnA: MADQAMNLFGTRDTLKVDSGQTLYFYNLNKLQGFDISRLPVSIKVLLESVLREANDYDVRREDVETVAKWSAENPEVEIPFKPARVILQDFTGVPAVVDLAAMRTAMVELGGDPSKINPLIPVDLVIDHSVQVDEFGTDFALANNMALEFERNRERYEFLRWGQQAFDNFGVVPPASGIVHQVNLEYLAKGVQSRPEGEGVVVYPDSLVGTDSHTTMINGLGIVGWGVGGIEAEAVMLGQPIYMLMPEVIGFKITGAMPGGATATDLALRVTEMLRQKGVVGKFVEFYGAGLSNMTLPDRATIANMAPEYGATMGFFPVDEEALRYLRRTGRLEDEIELVEAYYKAQGMFRTDETPDPEFTDTIELDLGTIVPSLAGPKRPQDRVNLDAMHTVFAEALTAPVKQRGFELGEDALAAQGTIGGTDIQIGHGAVTLASITSCTNTSNPSVLIAAGLVAKKAVEKGLKSKPWVKTSLAPGSRVVTEYLEAAGLQSYLDQIGFNTVGYGCMTCIGNSGPLPEPVVQAIQEGDLVVASVLSGNRNFEGRVNPHIKANYLASPPLVVAYALAGTVVNDIAHDPIGTDQDGQPVYLADIWPSSAEIQTVMDGAINADMFKRVYDGIEQSNQDWNAIPVAEGALYDWKEDSTYIQNPPFFENLAGGPSEIVDIKGARALVKVSDSVTTDHISPAGSFKSDTPAGRFLVERGIAPKDFNSYGSRRGNDRIMTRGTFANIRLKNQLAPGTEGGFTTNFLNGEVTSIYDASVAYKEAGIPLVVFAGKDYGMGSSRDWAAKGTFLLGARAVVAESFERIHRSNLVGMGVLPLQYKNGDTAESLGINGDETFDFILPADLEPRQDVTVRVTGKDGQSRDIVVQCRIDTPVEIDYYKNGGILQTVLRGILAKSKGEVKA, from the coding sequence CGAGATTCCCTTCAAGCCCGCGCGCGTGATCCTGCAGGACTTCACGGGCGTGCCGGCGGTCGTGGACCTCGCGGCCATGCGCACGGCGATGGTGGAGCTCGGCGGCGACCCCAGCAAGATCAACCCGCTGATTCCGGTGGACCTCGTCATCGACCACTCGGTGCAGGTCGACGAGTTCGGTACCGACTTCGCGCTCGCCAACAACATGGCGCTGGAATTCGAGCGCAACCGCGAACGCTACGAGTTCCTGCGCTGGGGCCAGCAGGCCTTCGACAACTTCGGCGTGGTGCCGCCCGCTTCGGGCATCGTGCACCAGGTCAACCTGGAATATCTCGCCAAGGGCGTGCAGAGCCGTCCCGAAGGCGAAGGCGTCGTCGTGTACCCCGACAGCCTCGTGGGCACCGACTCGCACACCACCATGATCAACGGCCTGGGCATCGTGGGCTGGGGCGTGGGCGGTATTGAGGCCGAAGCCGTGATGCTGGGCCAGCCCATCTACATGCTCATGCCTGAAGTCATCGGCTTCAAGATCACGGGCGCGATGCCCGGCGGCGCGACCGCGACCGACCTCGCCCTGCGCGTGACCGAGATGCTGCGCCAGAAGGGCGTGGTGGGCAAGTTCGTCGAGTTCTACGGCGCGGGCCTGAGCAACATGACCCTGCCCGACCGCGCGACGATCGCCAACATGGCCCCCGAATACGGCGCCACGATGGGCTTTTTCCCGGTGGACGAGGAAGCGCTGCGTTACCTGCGCCGCACCGGCCGCCTGGAAGACGAGATCGAGTTGGTCGAGGCCTACTACAAGGCCCAGGGCATGTTCCGCACCGACGAGACGCCCGACCCGGAGTTCACCGACACCATCGAACTCGATCTCGGGACCATCGTGCCGAGCCTCGCCGGCCCCAAGCGCCCGCAGGACCGCGTGAACCTCGACGCCATGCACACGGTGTTCGCCGAAGCGCTGACTGCGCCCGTCAAGCAGCGCGGCTTCGAGCTGGGTGAGGACGCGCTGGCCGCCCAGGGCACCATCGGCGGCACGGATATTCAGATCGGCCACGGCGCCGTGACGCTCGCCTCCATCACGTCCTGCACGAACACCTCGAACCCCAGCGTGCTGATCGCCGCCGGCTTGGTCGCCAAGAAGGCCGTCGAGAAGGGCCTCAAGAGCAAGCCCTGGGTCAAGACCAGCCTCGCGCCCGGCTCGCGCGTCGTGACCGAGTACCTCGAAGCGGCGGGCCTGCAGAGCTACCTCGACCAGATCGGCTTCAACACGGTCGGTTACGGCTGCATGACCTGTATCGGCAACTCCGGCCCGCTGCCCGAGCCCGTCGTGCAGGCTATTCAGGAAGGCGACCTTGTGGTGGCGTCGGTGCTCTCGGGCAACCGCAACTTCGAGGGTCGCGTGAACCCGCACATCAAGGCCAACTACCTCGCCTCGCCGCCTCTGGTGGTCGCCTACGCCCTGGCCGGGACGGTCGTGAACGACATCGCCCACGACCCCATTGGCACGGACCAGGACGGCCAGCCGGTGTACCTCGCCGACATCTGGCCCAGCAGCGCCGAGATCCAGACGGTCATGGACGGCGCTATCAACGCCGACATGTTCAAGCGGGTCTACGACGGCATTGAGCAGAGCAACCAGGACTGGAACGCCATCCCGGTGGCTGAGGGCGCGCTGTACGACTGGAAGGAAGACAGCACCTACATCCAGAACCCGCCCTTCTTCGAGAACCTCGCGGGTGGTCCCAGCGAGATCGTGGACATCAAGGGTGCGCGCGCGCTGGTCAAGGTGTCCGACTCGGTCACGACCGACCACATCAGCCCCGCCGGTTCCTTCAAGTCCGACACGCCCGCCGGCCGCTTCCTGGTCGAGCGCGGCATCGCGCCCAAGGACTTCAACTCCTACGGCTCGCGCCGCGGCAACGACCGCATCATGACGCGCGGCACGTTCGCCAACATCCGCCTGAAGAACCAGCTCGCCCCCGGTACCGAAGGCGGCTTTACCACCAACTTCCTGAACGGCGAAGTGACGAGCATCTACGACGCCTCGGTCGCCTACAAGGAAGCGGGCATTCCGCTCGTCGTGTTCGCGGGCAAGGACTACGGCATGGGTTCGAGCCGTGACTGGGCCGCCAAGGGCACCTTCCTGCTGGGCGCGCGCGCGGTCGTGGCCGAGAGCTTCGAGCGCATCCACCGCTCGAACCTCGTGGGCATGGGCGTGCTGCCCCTTCAGTACAAGAACGGTGACACGGCCGAGAGCCTGGGCATCAACGGCGACGAGACCTTCGACTTCATCCTGCCGGCCGACCTCGAGCCCCGTCAGGACGTGACGGTGCGCGTGACTGGCAAGGACGGCCAGAGCCGCGACATCGTGGTGCAGTGCCGCATCGACACGCCGGTCGAAATCGACTACTACAAGAACGGCGGCATCCTCCAGACCGTTCTGCGCGGCATCCTTGCCAAGAGCAAGGGCGAAGTAAAGGCCTGA
- a CDS encoding transposase, with the protein MPVVDDTCLTKFGSRSVGVGRQYSGQAGKITNCQCLVSVTLARNEIPSPCA; encoded by the coding sequence GTGCCTGTCGTCGACGACACTTGCCTCACGAAATTCGGCTCTCGGTCTGTCGGGGTTGGGCGACAATATTCCGGGCAGGCAGGGAAAATCACCAACTGTCAGTGCCTRGTTTCAGTGACCCTCGCCCGGAACGAGATTCCATCCCCTTGCGCTTGA